Proteins found in one Mytilus edulis chromosome 2, xbMytEdul2.2, whole genome shotgun sequence genomic segment:
- the LOC139512126 gene encoding perlwapin-like protein, with translation MNVYFILFLGVFAFIEVNCKSRKSKSLGTCPKLDVSTACVVDYKFNCLFQKQCPSGYRCCTYGCNRRCAAVTVNKKHLGSCRNSSGKKGKRCKKDKSCRRHEKCCNKRCRRVRKKIAPVRYPNKK, from the exons ATGaacgtatattttatattgtttctGGGAGTTTTTGCTTTTATTGAG GTGAACTGTAAAAGCCGTAAAAGTAAAAGTCTAGGAACTTGTCCTAAATTGGACGTTAGTACAGCATGTGTCGTCGATTATAAATTCAATTGTTTGTTCCAAAAACAATGTCCATCAG GATATCGATGTTGTACCTATGGTTGCAATAGACGATGTGCAGCAGTCACAGTCAATAAAAAACACTTAG GGTCTTGTCGTAATAGTTCTGGTAAAAAGGGAAAAAGATGTAAAAAGGACAAAAGTTGCAGAAGACATGAAAAGTGTTGCAATAAAAGATGCCGAAGAGTCAGGAAAAAAATTGCTCCAGTTCGTTATCCTAACAAAAAATAG